Within Bacillota bacterium, the genomic segment CGCCGTCGAGGCCGCCCAGGTGGACGGAGCTGGAAGGTGGGCGGTCTTCCGCTACGTGCTGCTGCCGCTGGCGTGGCCCGGGGTGGCGGCGGGGGTGCTGCTTGCGTTCGCCCGGGCGGTGGGGGAGTTCGGCGCCACGCTGATGGTGGCGGGCAACATCCCCGGCCGTACTCAAACCATTCCCATCGCCATTTACACCGCCGTGCAGGCCGGCCACGTTCAGGAGGCCAACGGGCTCGCGCTGATCCTGGTCGCGGTGGCCGGGGCCGGTATGTGGGCGGGCCTGAGGTGGGGCCGCCACCTCCCTGAACGGTCGGCTCCACCCCGGATAGCGTCGCCGCTGGCCAGGCTCGGGCACCGCTGACGCTACCGGCGCCCTCGCCGATCCGATCGCGAGCTGCCTCACGTGCTGCGGCCGGCCTCGTGCTCCCCGTCCGCCTCGGTCTCTGAGAGAAAGGCGCCGTGCCAGGTGTGATACCAGACCTGGCCGGTGTAGGCGTTCACGCTGAGCATGCCGGAGGTTCGGCCGCCGGTCATCACGTCAATGGTGTAGTAACCGGGGAACTCAGTCAGTTCGCCGGCCGTCGTGCCTGGCATCGAGCGGTCGAGGTACGCCTGGGCCTGCCGCACAGCCTGTTCGGCGCTGACCGGCGGCTTGCCCGTGGCCGCCTGCCACGAGCCCATGTGCCCGTAGCGGGTGTTCCACATCATGTTGGGGCCGGGCTCCGGGTGAACCCAGGCGCCGTAGCGGTCGACCAGGAGTTCGAACGCTCCCTTGCCGCCGGCGCCCTCCACGATGACGTAGAAGCCGTTGTCGAACTCCATGATGTGGCCGACGCGCAGGCCTGCCTCAGCCCACTGGGGCAGGATCGCCCGGACCTGTTCGGCGACCTGCTCGGCGGTGAGCGGAGTGGCGCCCGCAGCAGGCTCTGGCGCCCGCCAGCCGCCCATCACGCCAGGGCCCCTGGCACCGTAGCCCATCATTCCCGGTCCCATCATCCCGTAGGGCATGCCGCCTCCCCATGCACCCGGAAGGCCGCCGGGGCCACCGGCCCGCCCCGGGCCGTAGCCTCCCAACCAGCCCATCGCACCGGCCGCACCTGCCGCCAGGAGCGCTGCTCCCAGGGCGATGCCCAGCCTGATCACAACCGTTCGCCCGCTCCGGGTCATGCGGCTCCAACCCCCTCTGATTAGATGGCCGGCCTGAGGCCGTGGCGGCCGGTCTGTTAGCGCAGCTCCTCCCGCATCCGGCGGAACTCCTCTTCGGAGATCTCGCCCCGGGCGAAGCGTTCCTCGATGATCGCGCGTGCCCGGCTGCGTTCGGCAGGAGCGCCGCCACCGCCCGCGGTCACCAGCCGCACCAGCCATACGATGCCGCCGATGACCAGGGCCCAGAAGAGCAGCATCATAAGCCCTCCAACCCACCAGTTACCGCCCCATGCACCGGGGCCACATCCCCACCACATCAGGTGTCCTCCCTTCAAACCCCCCGGGGTATCATTTCTCAGGACGCTGAGGCCAGGATGAGAAAAGTGTGAAGCCATCGTGAAGGATCGACGAGGCTAGTGTAACCGGCCGGGCGGCGCGGCGTACGGCGGGGCTTCAGGGTGCCGGCACCCGGGAGCTACAATGCTGGGGACGGTGTTTGGACAAGGGGGCCCAAGAGTTGGCGGAGGGCACACTGCCGGCCCTTATCGGTGAGGGCGAATGGTCGTCGGGCATACCGTTCGAGGAATTTGTCGCGGGGGCGCCTGCAGCTTCCGCCCGGCGCATGGGCCGCAACTACGAGCAGACGGCGGTCCCCAAGGACGTGCGGGAACGCTATCACCGCTTCGCCGAGAGCGGGGGGCGGGTGTACGTCCTGGCCGAGGACTGGTGTGGGGACTGCGTGGCGATGGTGCCGGTGCTGGCACGGATCGCCCGCGAAGGCGGGACGCCGCTGCGGATCTTCAGGCGAGACCGGTGGCCGGAGCTCGGCGACCGGCACCTGACCGGCGGCAAGGCCAAGATCCCCCTGGCAGTCGCGGCGCAGGTCCGACCCGACGAAACCTGGCACGAGGTGGGGCGGTTCGTGGAACGCCCGGCGCAGACGAACGCCCTGATGGCCGGGCTTTCGCCCGACGAGGCTCGGCGCGTGCTTCAGGAGAGCTACGCCTCCGGAAGCTACCGTCCGGCGGCGGTGGCGGAGTTCGATGCGATGGCGGGCGGAGGCGTCGAGGAGGTGGCCGTGCCGGGCAGTAAGGGCACGCCGCTCCGGGTCTACCTGCACCTTCCCTGCGGCGTCCGGCCGGCAGGCGCCGTCATCGCCAGCCACGGGGCCAACCACGATGCGTCGCACCCCCTGAGCCTGCACCTGTGCCAGCGGCTTGCCCAGCGTGGGATGGCGGGCGTGCGGTTCGACTTCGGGTACCGGGTGCGGGGCGAGCCGTTCTCGCGGGATCTGGCCGCGGAACTGCAGGATCTGAAGGCCGTGGTGGGGTGGGCCCGGTCCCGGCTCGACCTGGCGGACGAGGCAGTCTTCCTGGCGGGCAAGTCGTTGGGGGCCGTGGTCTCGGTCATGGCAGCGACAGAACAGGCCTTGGCGGGCGTCGTAGCGTTCGGGTACCCGCTCCACCTGCCCGGGCAGCCGCCGGCCGTCCCGGCCGAGCGCTTTGCCGCCCTCAAGGCGCCGCTCCTTTGGTTTGCCGGGAGCCGGGATGCGATGGCGGATCCTGTCGTGGTGGAGCGATATGCCGCCCGGATCACCGCGCCCCTCACGCTGCAGTGGCTCGAGGGGGCTGACCACTCGCTGCAGTCTCACCTGCATCCCGCGCTGGACACGGCTGTGGAGTGGATCCGGTCACGGGCCGGCTGAGCGGGAACCTCCTCGCCGGCGGGGACGAACGGGGGCGACAGCGGACGCTGCAGGTGCGCCGCGCTAAGACGAAGCCGCGTCCTCGCACCGGGGCGTGATCGCGGCGGGCTCCGTGCCCTTCCGGAAGAATTCGGTCCGTACCTCACTGGCCGGAACGTTGCACCGGGCAGGTACCCGCAGTCCGGTCCGCGTGTCAATACGGACGGTTGATACGCCCCGGGGTCCATCGAAGCTACGGGGCGTTGGCCGGAGGCGTTCCATGAAGTCTCCCCAAGCGTGGACGGCCAACAGGCTCGCATAGGGCAGATCTCCCAGAGGCAGCGGCTGGCGCCGGTCGAAGCCCACCCACACCGCCGCAGCCAGCGCCGGCGTATACCCCACGAACCACGCATCGGCGTCATCCTCGCTCGTTCCGGTCTTCCCCGCCATGGGAATGTCCACGTGGACGTGGCCCGCTGCCGTGCCGTCCGTGAGCACCTCCTGCAGCATGGACGTCACGATGTAGGCGGTCACGGGATCCATCACCTTCTGCCGCCGCAGGGGCGCCTCGTAGAGCAGCTCCCCGTCCCGGTCCGTGATGCTCAAAACCGTCCGAACCTCGGGAAGATAGCCGCCCGACGCAAGTACGCTATACGCCCGGGCCATCTCCATCGGAGCAACCCCGTCCCGGACGGCACCGAGCGACAGCCCGAGATGGCGGTCGTGGGCTCCCAGGCGCGAGAAGCCCAGGCTTGAGAGAAGCCCGAGCACGCGGTCAACCCCGACCTGGGCCAGTACCCGGATGCTTGCCGTGTTGAGGGAGTGCACCAATGCGTAGCGCAGGCTCACCCACCCGTGGTATCGCCCGTCGGCGTTCTGCGGCTGCCACACCTTCCCGCCGGGAAGCGGGAGAGCAATCTCCCCGTCATACACGAAGCTGGCTGCGGTCATGCCACTGTCCAGCGCCGCAGCGTAGATGAAAGGCTTCAGGCCGGAGCCGGGCTGGCGGAAGGCGGCCACCGCCCGGTTGAAGCTGTCCTGGCAGCGCCCGCCGATCAGCGCCAGCACATCGCCGGTGCGCGGGTCCAGGACGACGATGGCGCCCTGGGGCTGCAGCACCCCGTTTTCGTCGGGCGTTCCCTCCGGAAGGCGGGTGAGCAGCGCCTTTTCGGCCGCCCGCTGGACCCGCAGGTCGAGGGAGGTTCGCACCGTGAGGCCAGCTTGGACCTCCGAACCCAGCACGTCCTTGACGGCTGCCCGGATCACGAAAGCGAAGTAGCGGTCACAGGGGTCCTCCTTGTACCGCACCTCGTCGTTCCACAGCGTCGCAAACGGCTGTCCGTGGCGGTCGACCAGCTCCACCGGCCCAAGCCCGGCCTGCGCCGTGGCTCCCCCGAGCGCCACCGCCGCCAGGGCCAGGGCAACGGCCCGCCGCATGGATGCGCGCCTCCCTGCATGGAAAGAGGCCCCGGCCAGCAACCCCCGGCCGGGGCAGCTCTTGCCGCTCCGCTTGCGGGTCCCCTGCCGCCGGGGCCATCGCCCACCGGATGGATACGACGACCGTCTCTAACCGCTCCTCCCCTTCGGGCGCCCACCAGGAAGGCCACGGGCCGTGGCGCACCCCTCGTCGCGAGCAGCCGGTAACATCCGGCGGGCTGGCCGTCAGGAAGATGCCCCGCCCGCCGCTCAGGCTCCCCGCCGTGGTGTAGCGGAGCGTGTGGCCAGAATGACGGCATGGTCCCGGCTGACCATGACCTCGGTAGCAGTTACCCGAGGATCGTTCAGCCAGAACTGTCGCACCGGATCGGGCCTGCCCCGCCATTCCGTCGGCCATTGGTCCTCCGGCGTCAGGTCGTCGAGCACCAGAAGCCCTCCGGGCTTGAGGGACTGCAGAATCACTTCGGGATGGCGTTCCTTCACCCTGGCGCCGTCGGCGAACAGCATGGTGAAGGGGCCGTACCTCACGATTTCCCGCCAGTCGCCGTGAATGACGCGAACGTTGGGCAGGTGTCGAAAAAGGGCGTGCGCGCGAGCCGCCCGGGCTTCGTCGATTTCCACGGTTACAAAGCAGGCGCCCGGCGCCAGTGCGCTTGCGATCCAGGCGGCACCGACCCCGTACCCCGTGCCGATCTCGCCAATGGTGCCGGTTTCAAACTGGCTGGCAAGCAATCTCAGAAGGCGGCCCACTTCCTCGGTGCACGACTGCTCGAACCCGGCCTCTTTTGCCACGTCCATGGCCTCCCTCACGAGAGGCGGTACGTGAGTTGTCGCCCGGTACGCCGCCATTTGCCTTCAACCTCCCCAACCGGGGTTCGCCCCGAGTCATGAAAAAGACGACGTGACCGGACCCCGGGCGTGGGCCAAACGACTTGGTGCGCCCGGTAGGATTCGAACCCACGACCTGGTGGTCCGAAGCCACCCGCTCTGATCCCCTGAGCTACGGGCGCACCGACGCGCAGCACATCGACATGGGGTGGACGGTGGGATTCGAACCCACGGCCCCCAGGTCCACAGCCTGGTGCTCTAACCAACTGAGCTACGCCCACCACGAACGATGAGGTCGGGTGCCGAACCGATTCTACGCGCAGAGTCCGAAGGGCGTCAAGCGTGCGCCTTCGCCGTGCCCCGTCAAGCCATCCGAGGTTCCTCCCGGTGCGGCTCTGACGCTATAGGAGGATACCTTGCCATTGCGAGCCTCCAAGCGCTCGCTCACGCGGCCGGTCCGGACGTCAAACCCGGCCAGGTAACAGGCGGTGCCCCGACGCCGATACTCGTGCTCGACCCGCATGAGGCGTCGGGGACCGGGCGGTTGGGTGGGGGTGACGTTGCAGAATCTGCAGGCCGTCTTTGGTATGATGCGGCTGGAAACCACCTCCGGGCAGGGGGAGGCTCGGGGTGCTGGGGCGCCGAGACCGGCCGACCGCCTTCGACGACGTCACCTGGCGGGAGCTCCCCGACATCAAGGAAGGGACGGCCTTTCACCCTCCGGCGGGAGGCGTCTGCCCTGCATGAGTAAGAACCGAGAAGCCAAGGAGGTTCACTGTCGACCTGCTTTCGTGTGGATCGCCATCTGGCTGGTAGCCTGCGCGGTAGCGGGGGGGACTGAGGCGATGGCCAAGCCGGTGATTCGCTCGATGGAGCTGCGCCCGGCGGACCCGGGCCGTTATGACACGGTGGAGCTGCTGCTGGACCTGGAGGCCCGGTACGCAAATCCCTACGACCCCGATGATGTCGACGTCCAGGCCGCATTCTGCGCGCCTTCGGGGCGGGTCCTTCGGGTGATAGGCTTTTACTACATCGACCACTTGCGCAGCCGCGATCTCGGAGGGGCGGCCGTTCGCACCCGCCAGCCCCCCACCTGGAGGGTCCGGTTTACGCCCGACGAGGTCGGCACGTGGTCCTACCGGCTGCACGTGCGGGACGCCACGGGAGAAGCTGTCACGGAAGAGGCCACGTTCACCGTCGGCCCCTCCGCACGGCGGGGCTTCCTACGACGTTCCCCTGATGGGTTGAGCCTCATCTACGAGGACGGGACACCCTTCTTCGGCATCGGGCAGAATCTGGCCTGGTGGAAGGATCGTCCGGACGACTATGACATATGGCTGCCTGCCCTCTCTGCCAGCGGCGCTAGCCTCGTCCGTATTTGGATGGCCAGCTGGAGCTTCGGCCTGGAGTGGAATGACACCGGTTTAGGCAACTACGACCGCCGTCAGGACCGGGCCTACCAGCTGGACTACGTGATGAAGCTGGCCGAGGACCTGGGGATCAACGTCATGCTGGTCCTCAACAACCACGGGCAGCTCAGCGCCCGGGTGAACCCGCAGTGGCACGAGAACCCCTACAACCGGGCTAACGGGGGAATGCTCTCCCGGCCCGCCGAGTTCTTCACCCATGCCGAGGCTCGGGAACTGTTCAAGCGCCGGCTGCGTTACATCGTGGCCCGCTGGGGGCATCATGCGAACCTCCTCGCGTGGGAGTTGTGGAACGAAGTGGACCTCACCGACGACTACGATCCGGAGGTCGTGGCGGCGTGGCACCGGGAGATGGGCGACTATCTCCGGGAGATCGACCCCTACGGCCACCTCGTGACCACCAGCTTCTCCAGCCCCCAGAGGGAGGACGCCATCTGGGCCCTTCCCCAGATGGATCTCACCAATAGCCATTTCTACAACGTGGCTGATATGGTGGAGGCCGTAATGGCCAACGATCAGCGTAAGCTGGAGCGCTTTGCGAAGCCCACGCTCACCGCGGAGTACGGGACCGACTGGCGCGGGCCCGCCCGCGCGGACCGGGAGGGCGTCAACGTCCACAACGCGGTCTGGGCCGGCCTGTTTTCCGGAGGCTCGGCTAC encodes:
- a CDS encoding ABC transporter permease subunit, whose amino-acid sequence is AVEAAQVDGAGRWAVFRYVLLPLAWPGVAAGVLLAFARAVGEFGATLMVAGNIPGRTQTIPIAIYTAVQAGHVQEANGLALILVAVAGAGMWAGLRWGRHLPERSAPPRIASPLARLGHR
- a CDS encoding SHOCT domain-containing protein; the protein is MLLFWALVIGGIVWLVRLVTAGGGGAPAERSRARAIIEERFARGEISEEEFRRMREELR
- a CDS encoding alpha/beta family hydrolase, translating into MAEGTLPALIGEGEWSSGIPFEEFVAGAPAASARRMGRNYEQTAVPKDVRERYHRFAESGGRVYVLAEDWCGDCVAMVPVLARIAREGGTPLRIFRRDRWPELGDRHLTGGKAKIPLAVAAQVRPDETWHEVGRFVERPAQTNALMAGLSPDEARRVLQESYASGSYRPAAVAEFDAMAGGGVEEVAVPGSKGTPLRVYLHLPCGVRPAGAVIASHGANHDASHPLSLHLCQRLAQRGMAGVRFDFGYRVRGEPFSRDLAAELQDLKAVVGWARSRLDLADEAVFLAGKSLGAVVSVMAATEQALAGVVAFGYPLHLPGQPPAVPAERFAALKAPLLWFAGSRDAMADPVVVERYAARITAPLTLQWLEGADHSLQSHLHPALDTAVEWIRSRAG
- a CDS encoding penicillin-binding transpeptidase domain-containing protein, yielding MRRAVALALAAVALGGATAQAGLGPVELVDRHGQPFATLWNDEVRYKEDPCDRYFAFVIRAAVKDVLGSEVQAGLTVRTSLDLRVQRAAEKALLTRLPEGTPDENGVLQPQGAIVVLDPRTGDVLALIGGRCQDSFNRAVAAFRQPGSGLKPFIYAAALDSGMTAASFVYDGEIALPLPGGKVWQPQNADGRYHGWVSLRYALVHSLNTASIRVLAQVGVDRVLGLLSSLGFSRLGAHDRHLGLSLGAVRDGVAPMEMARAYSVLASGGYLPEVRTVLSITDRDGELLYEAPLRRQKVMDPVTAYIVTSMLQEVLTDGTAAGHVHVDIPMAGKTGTSEDDADAWFVGYTPALAAAVWVGFDRRQPLPLGDLPYASLLAVHAWGDFMERLRPTPRSFDGPRGVSTVRIDTRTGLRVPARCNVPASEVRTEFFRKGTEPAAITPRCEDAASS
- a CDS encoding class I SAM-dependent methyltransferase — its product is MAAYRATTHVPPLVREAMDVAKEAGFEQSCTEEVGRLLRLLASQFETGTIGEIGTGYGVGAAWIASALAPGACFVTVEIDEARAARAHALFRHLPNVRVIHGDWREIVRYGPFTMLFADGARVKERHPEVILQSLKPGGLLVLDDLTPEDQWPTEWRGRPDPVRQFWLNDPRVTATEVMVSRDHAVILATRSATPRRGA
- a CDS encoding DUF5060 domain-containing protein; the encoded protein is MSKNREAKEVHCRPAFVWIAIWLVACAVAGGTEAMAKPVIRSMELRPADPGRYDTVELLLDLEARYANPYDPDDVDVQAAFCAPSGRVLRVIGFYYIDHLRSRDLGGAAVRTRQPPTWRVRFTPDEVGTWSYRLHVRDATGEAVTEEATFTVGPSARRGFLRRSPDGLSLIYEDGTPFFGIGQNLAWWKDRPDDYDIWLPALSASGASLVRIWMASWSFGLEWNDTGLGNYDRRQDRAYQLDYVMKLAEDLGINVMLVLNNHGQLSARVNPQWHENPYNRANGGMLSRPAEFFTHAEARELFKRRLRYIVARWGHHANLLAWELWNEVDLTDDYDPEVVAAWHREMGDYLREIDPYGHLVTTSFSSPQREDAIWALPQMDLTNSHFYNVADMVEAVMANDQRKLERFAKPTLTAEYGTDWRGPARADREGVNVHNAVWAGLFSGGSATGMSWWWDSYIHPNDLYYHYKGLAGFVPLDRWLPAVPEKVTVDTDVPGDLIVSPTLGWGATPERPYWIVNPSGTSGPQAVASYLYGRRYNTDKRSEPSRFDVTLTRDGSFGVEVLVAARSGAELEIRVNGEVARWAVYPPQADDRPVNEVVRVPLVAGTYRIEVENTGADWIQIGGYVLENAVPRVRGYGLRSDRGYLLWLQDRHHTWKRVVEGYQALLMEGVKVSLAGAPAGAYRVRVWDPWTARVVHEGRPTAVDGTLRLAVPPFRRDVAIAVELE